The genomic segment ATCCCGCCGGTGCGCATCTTGCGCGCTGGTGTGCTGGACGACGATGTGCTGGCCATTTTGCGGGCCAACACCCGCTTGCCCGACAGCCTGTGGGGTGACCTGAACGGCCAGCTGGCCGCCCTCGAATTGGGCGCACGCCGCCTGGACGGTTTGCTGGACGAATACGGCGACGCCAAAGTGGCCCAAGCCTTGGTGGAGCTGCGCAGCCGCGCTGTGCGCCTGATGCGCTCGCACATCGGCAGCTTGCCCGATGGCCGCTACAGCTTTGAAGATGTGCTGGACAACGACGGCGTCAAAGACGAGCTGCTCACCATTGCGCTGGACATGACCGTGGCCGGCGATCGCCTGACGCTCGACTTTTCGCGCACCTCGGCGCAATGCGCAGGCCCGGTGAACATCTCGCGCGCCACGGCGGTGGCCGCGTGCTACGTGGCCTTGAAGCACGTGTTTCCCGATGTGCCGGCCAACGCCGGCGTGCTCGACGCGGTGGACTTTGTGATTCCCGATGGCCTGGTCATCAGCGCTTCGCGCCCGCGCCCGGTGGGGGGCTACACCGAGACCATCTTGCGCATGATCGATGTGATCTTCAGCGCCACGGCACTGGCCGACCCGAAGCGGGCCGTGGCCCATGCCTACGGCACCATCAACGCCTTGTCGATCGCGGGGCACCGCACCGACGACAAACGCAAGGGCCAGCGCTGGGTGATGTTCAGCTTTTTTGGCGGCGGGCACGGCGGCCACTCGGACGGCGACGGCTTGTCGCACGGCAATGCGCCGATCTCGACCGCCACCATCCCACCCATGGAAATTTTGGAGGCCGCCTACCCGGTGCGCTTCACCCAATGGGCTTTGCGCCCCGGCTCGGGCGGCGATGGCCAGCACCGAGGCGGGCTGGGGGCGATTTACGAGATGGAGTTGCTGGAAGACAGTGCCGAAGCTTTTATTTTTGGCGAGCGCGGCAAATCCGCGCCCAAGGGCATCCACGGCGGCCAGCCCGCGCTGCCCAATGTGTTTGAGTACTGCCAAAACGGCGAATGGAAAACTCCGCCCATGGTTTCGAAAATGCTGGGCATTCACCTCAAAAAGGGCGACCGCGTGCGCCTGCAAACCCCGGGTGGCGGCGGCTGGGGTGCCCCCGCCGATCGCACGTCGCAGGACCGCGCCAAGGACAGCGCACTGGGTTACACCAAGGAACAAGCATGAGTGAGCAGTCAGTGAATCAACCTCATTGGGTGGTGGGCGTGGACGTGGGCGGCACCTTCACCGACCTGTTCGTGCTGGACGAAAAAACCGGCCAAGCCCGTATCGTCAAAGTGCCCTCCACCCGGGGGGAAGAAGCCCGGGGCTTCATGAACGGCATCGCCCAAGTGACCGGCAACACCGGCGCTGATGGCGCCAAGGACATTGCCACCATCGTGCACGGCACCACGGTGGGCACCAACGCCTTGCTCGAGCGCAAGATCGCGCGCACCGGCATCATCACCACGCGGGGTTTCCGCGATGTGCTGGAGATGCGCCGCCGCGACCGCCCGCAAACCTGGGGACTGCGCGGCAGCTACACCCCAGTGGTGCCCCGCGCTTTGCGGCTGGAGGTGGACGAGCGTGTGCTGGCCGATGGCCAGTTGCACACGCCGGTCGATCTGGCGCAGGTGCGCGAACAGGCCCGCGCTTTGCTGGCCGAAGGCTGCGAAGCGGTGTGCGTGTTCTTTGTGCACGCCTATGCCAACCCCTCCAACGAGCAAGCCGCAGTGGCGGCGGTGCGCGAGATCTGGCCCAACAGCCATGTGACGGCGGCCAGCGAAGTGCTGCCTGAAATACGCGAGTTCGAGCGCTGCTCGACGGCCACGCTCAATGCGGCCTTGCAGCCCGTGGTGGGCAGCTATTTGCAGCGCCTCGATGGCGATCTGCGCGCGCAGGGCTTTGGCGGTGAATTGCTGATCGTGCAAAGCAACGGCGGCGTGATGTCGCGACAGACGGCCTGCGATGTGCCGGTGCGCACCGCGCTGTCGGGCCCGGCTGCGGGCGTCATGGCTTGCGCCGAGATTGCGCGCGCTTCGGGTTTTGACAATGTGATCACCGGTGACATTGGGGGCACCTCGTTTGACGTGTCGCTGGTGGCGGGGGGGGAGGCGGCTTTGGCTGCGCAAACATCCATCGAGTTTGGCTTGGTGGTGCGCTCGCCCATGATCCAGATCGAGACCATTGGCGCCGGTGGCGGCTCGATCGCCTCGGTCGATGCGGGCGGCATGCTGCAAGTGGGCCCCGAATCTGCGGGCAGCAATCCCGGTCCGGCTTGCTATGGGCGGGGCAACACCCGCCCCACGGTGACCGACGCCAACGTGCTGCTGGGCCGCATTGCGGCCGACCGGCCTTTGGGCGGCGGTCTGCTGCAAAAACTCGATGCGGGCTTGTCCGAAAAAGCCATTGCCCAGCATGTGGCCGAGCCTTTGGGCTTGACGGCCTTGGCCGCGGCCGAAGCGATTTTGACGGTGGCCAACGCCCGCATGGCCGGCGCGATCCGCGTGGTTTCGATCGAACGCGGGCACGATCCGCGCCAGTTCGCCTACATGCCCTTTGGCGGTGGCGGTGGCCTGCATGTGTGCGCCATGATGCGCGAGGTGGGCGTGACCACCGGCATCGTGCCGCGTTACCCGGGCGTGACCTCGGCGCTGGGCTGCGTCATGGCCGACATGCGCCACGACGCGGTGCAGACCCTGAACGTGGCCTTGGCCGATGTGGCCTGGCCCGCCTTGATCCAGCGTGTGGACAGCTTGGCCGAGGCCTGCCAACTGCGCCTCGATTCCGCCGGGGTGCATTTTGTGAAGGTGGACGAGGTGATCAGCTTTGACATGCTCTACATGGGCCAAACCCACACCTTGCAAGTGTCCGTCAAGCGCGATCAGCTGCATGCCGCAGGGGTTCTGGCGGCGTTTGAAGCGGCTTACCAACACGCTTTTGGCCGTGTGCTGCAAGGCCCGGTGATCCGCGTGATGAACCTGCGCTATGCCCGCATCGGGCGGCGTCCCAAGTTCGACTTGGCGGTGCTGGCCCCACAAGGTGAAGGTCGCACCACCCCGGTGGGCGAGCAGCCCGTTTACCACCAGGGCCAGTGGTGGACGGCTCAGCGCTACGAGCGCCTGAGTCTGCCCGTGGGCACCGTGGTGCAAGGCCCGGCCATTTTGGAGCAGCCCGACACCACGGTGTGGCTGGAACCCGGCTTTGAAGGCCGGGTCGACAAACTGGGCAACTTGTTGGTGGAGCGCACGGCATGAACCTGCACAACGCGAAACTGGGCATGGTCATCGTGGACCTGCAAAACGATTTTCTGGCCCCCGATGGGGCTTATGCCCGGGGCAACACCCTGAGTGCCGAGGCGGTGCTGCTGCCCGAACGCATGGCCCCGGTGGCGCGTGCCATCAAGGGGCGCGGTGGCCTGGTCACCGCCAGCCTGTTCACGCTGTGGCCCAACGCACAAGGCGAGCCCATGATCTCGGCGCATCTGAAAGAGCGCCGCCCGTTTTTGCGCCAAGGCGATTTCGCGCCCGGCAGCCGTGGCCAGGCCAATGTGGACTTGCTGGCACCGCTGGTCGATGTGTCGGTGTTCAAGGTGGCCTATTCGGCCTTCTTCAACACGCAGCTGGACTGGGTGCTCAAGAAGTCGGGCATCGACACCTTGGTGGTGTGCGGCATCGTCACCAACGGTGGCGTGGCCAGCACGGTGCGCGACGCCCATGTGCGCGACTACGATGTCATCGTCTTGTCGGACGGTTGCGCCGCCTTCAGCGATGCCGCCCACCAGGCCGCGTTGGCCGACATGGCCTCGGTCGCCACCGTCATGGACAGCGCCTCTTTCTTGAAACAGCTGGGCTGAAGCCGTGAGCGCACCGCAGCCGCAAGTTCGCCCTGCCGCCCAATTGCAAGCCGAGGTCCACACGCCGGTTGTGGTGGTGGGGGCCGGCGCGTGTGGACTCACGGCGGCGCTGGCCTTGCACCGCTTGGGTGTGGAGTCTGTGGTGCTCGAGCGTGACGCGTTTGCCGCAGGCTCCACCGCCTTGTCGTCGGGGTTCATTCCGGCGCCCGGCACACAGGCGCAACAGGCCCAGGGCATCACCGACAGCGTGGCCGCTTTTGCGGCCGACATCCAGGCCAAGGCCCACGGTCAGGCCGCGCCGCACCTTGTGCAGGCCTATGCCCAACACATCGGCCCGGCCATGGACGCCTTGGCGACCCACCACGGCTTGCCTTGGCAGGTGCTGGACAACTTTTTGTACCCCGGACACAGCGCCCACCGCATGCACGCCGTGCCCGAAAAAACCGGGGCGGGCCTGATGAGCCGCCTGCAAGCGGCCGCCGACGCCGCGGGCGTGGTGGTGCTCACGCAGGCGCAGGTCACCGAGTTGTGGGCCGACGCCAGCCAGCGCATCCAGGGCGTGGGCTTTGTGCGGCCCGATGGGCAGGTCGAGCGCATCCGCTGCGATGCGGTGCTTCTGGCTTGCAATGGTTTTGGCGGCGCTGCGGCCATGGTGCAAGACCTGCTGCCCGAGATGGCCGAGGCCACCTATGCCGGCCATGTGGGCAACGACGGCAGCGCCATCGCCTGGGGACGGCAACTCGGCGCACGCCTGGCTGATCTGGGGGCTTACCAGGGCCACGGCTCTTGGGCCGTGCCGCAAGGGGCCTTGATTTCCTGGGCGCTGATGATGGAGGGCGGTGTGCAGATCAACGCCCAAGGCCAGCGCTTTCACGATGAAACCCAGGGTTACTCGGAGGCGGCGGTGCACGTGCTCGCGCAGCCGGACGGTGTGGCCTGGAATGTGTTCGACGACGCATTGCTGGCCTTTGCGCAAGAGTTCCCCGATTTTGTGGCGGCGCAAGGCGCAGGCGCGGTGCAGCACGCGGCCGATGCGGTGGCGCTGGCGCGCCTGATCGGCTGCCCGCCCGAAGCTTTGCAAGCCACCTTGAACGCGGTGCAGCCAGGCACCGACCCGGCCACTGGCCGCACGTTCCAGCGCGCATTGCAAGCCCCTTTTCACGCCATCCAGGTCACCGGGGCCCTGTTCCACACCCAAGGCGGGCTCGACATCGACGCGCACGCCCGTGTGCTGCGACAAGACGGCACGCCACTGCCCAATTTGCTGGCCGCAGGCGGCGCGGCGCGGGGCGTGTCGGGGCAGGCGGTGTGGGGCTATCTGTCGGGCAATGGTTTGCTCAGCGCCATCGCCGGTGGCCACATCGCCGCGCACACGGCGCAACAACTGTTGAAGGATTCGGCATCATGAGACACCCCCACACCTTGGCCAAGCGACTGCAGCAGCCCCAAGCGCTGCTGGCCCCCGGCGTGTACGACGCGCTCACCGCCTTGGTGGCGCAGCAAGCTGGCTTTGAGGCCGTTTACTTGTCTGGCGCCTCCATCGCCTACACCCGCCTGGGCCGCTCTGACATCGGTCTCACCACCGCCACCGAAGTGGCGCAGACCTTGGCGCACATCACCGACCGGGTGAGCATTCCTGTGATCGTGGACGCTGATACTGGTTTTGGCAACGCGCTCAACACCCAGCGCACGGTGCGCGACTTCGAGCGGGCCGGCGCTGCCATGGTCCAGATTGAAGACCAGACCTTCCCCAAACGCTGCGGACATTTGGACGGCAAAGGCGTGGTGCCCGTGGCCGAAATGCAGGGCAAGCTGCGCGCAGCACTTGATGCCAGGCACGACCAGAACACCTTGATTCTGGCGCGCACCGATGCGGTGGCGGTCGAAGGCTTGGACGCCGCGCTGGAGCGGGCCGAACGCTATCTGGAATGCGGGGTGGACGCGCTGTTCATTGAAGCCCTGCGTTCGGACGAGCAGATGAACCGGGCTTGTGCGCAGTTTTCAAAGCGCGTGCCGCTGCTGGCCAACATGGTCGAAGGCGGCAAGACGCCGGTGCAAAGCGCGGCCGAGTTGGGCGCGCGCGGTTTCAAGATCGTGATTTTTCCCGGCGGCACAGCGCGGGCGGTGCTGCACACCTTGCAAGGCTATTACGCGAGCTTGCATGCGCACCAGACCACGCGCCCCTGGCAAGACCACATGCTCGACTTTGATGGCTTGAACGCGGTCATCGAAACTCCGCAACTGCTGGCCCTGGGGCAGCGTTACGAAGGCCTTGAAAAGACATGACGCAGCCCCTTGTTTTGCGGGGTTTGCAAGTTGGTGACATCGGTTGGGTGGTGCACCGCCAGGGGATTTTGTATGCCCAGGAATACGGCTGGGATGGCACCTTCGAGGCGTTGGTGGCTGAGATTGCAGCGCAGTTCGTGAAGAACTTCGACCCTGATTGGGAGAACGCCTGGATGGCCGAGCGCGACGGCCAGGTGGTGGGCTCGGTGTTTCTGGTCAAGGTGTCCGAGCAAGAAGCCAAGCTGCGTTTGCTCTATGTGGAGCCCGATGCGCGTGGCGCAGGCTTGGGTCGTCGCCTCACGGCCCAGTGCATCGCGTTTGCCCGAGCCAAAGGCTATGCCCAGCTCACTTTGTGGACCAATGACATCCTGCATGCTGCTCGCCGCATTTACCAGGAGGCGGGTTTCACCTTGGTGTCCGAAGAGCCGCACCATTCTTTTGGCGCCGACCTGGTGGGGCAGTACTGGTCACTGGACCTTCGCGCCATCCCATGATCTGACACCGCTTGCGCCCGTGTCTGCCTTATGGACGCGTTATCCGGGGCGGGCACCAGCCCATTTCAAGCCAGTGCGCATAGCCAGGCTTGAAGGGCCAGGCCGTGTGTTGTACCGGCGTGCCGGCCGGCAAGACCTTTTCGGTCAGATGGTCCAGCCAGGGGCTGACGGCGCCCAACTGTTGCAACCAAGCTTGCCCTTCGTGCGTCTCCATCGCCACCCCGGCCAGACCTTGGCGTGACACAGGCATGGCGGTGCCAGGCAAGGTGCGGCCAGACAAGCGGTCGTGCACGCTGCCCCAAGCGACATGCTGCAGGGTCGTGGACAGCGATTGCAAACGGTGGCTCACCGCATTGAGGGATTCGTCGGTGAACCGCAGCTGGCCCAACAGATTGTCGAACCAAAAAAAGGCTTCAGGCATGTCCCGCGTGCATGCGGTCAACTGGGCCAGTCCGTCGCCGGTGTGCAAGTGCAGCCGCGTGCCCTGTTGAGGCAAGTGCCGACCGTGCCGCCAGCGAAACAGGGGGGCGGCCAAGGGGTCAATGTCCCAAGCGTGGACTTCTTCAAATTGCGCCAGCCAGTCGGTGGGCAGCATCCAGCCAGCACTCGCCCCCAGCAAAACCAGCTGTTTGCGTGGCATGGTTTGGGTGGTTAACCAGTTGGCAATTTGTGCCGACGCACTTGCCCAACGTTCTTGGGAGCGCCAAGCGCGCCAATGCCAATGCCATCCGCCAGTCAGGTTCATGAACGAACTTTAAACCCTGTGCGAGGCGTTTTGACCGACATCGGTGGATTCAAATGATCCGCCCATGTCGCCACCAGGCCCAGGCGCAGCCCCAGCACACCAACAGCATGCCGAGCAAGGCGCACACAGCGGAGACTTCGGTGCGGCGGTGCTTTTTGAGCACGATCTTGCTGCTCAAAGATTGGTAAATCTGCAGCAGGTCCTGGCGGTTGTCGGCGCTGAAGTATTCGGCGCGGGTGATCTCGGCGATTTTTTTCAGGCTGGCCTCGTCGAGCTTGACCCGCATTTGCATGCCCTGGGCCTTGAGCACAGTGCCCTGCGCTGTGCCCACACCCACGGTGTAGACACGCACCCCCAGATCGGCAGCCACCTGGGCCATTTTCAGGGCGTCAGGCCCCACATTGCTCTGGCCATCGCTGAGCAAGACGATGGCCGCTGCGCTGTTGGAGCCGGGCGGCACTTTGGGCAGGTTGACGGACTTGGATGGCAAGGCGTTGGATGGGGAGCCGGGTGGGGCGGTCGTTGACCCGTCCAAAGGCTTCCCTGCTGGAGTTTGAGGGCTGGCTTCGCCGTCGATCAAACCACGCACGTCCAGGCCCGAGCCGGGCAGCATCGCATGCAGCGCGATCACAATGCCGCTGCCCAGGGCCGAGCCTGGCTGCAGACTGAGTTGATCGATGGCTTGGATGATCAGATCGCGCTGGTCGGTGGGGGCTTGCACCAGCGCAGCCGCCCCTGCCACGCTGACCACGCCCAATTTGACCTGAGCAGGCTGCCCCAGCACAAAGCTTTTGGCGGCAGCTTGTGCCGCTTCGATGCGGCTGGGTTGCACATCGCTGGCCCGCATGCTGCCCGAGCTGTCGATGGCCAGCATCACGGTGTCGATGCGGCTGGGCAAGAGCAAGATGGCCTGGGGTCTGGCCATGGCCAGCAGCAAGCCCGCCAGGCCCAGCCAGATGAGCAGCACAGGGGCGTGACGTGTGATTCGCCCGGAGGGAACGCCAGGGCCCGAGCGCGCCTGGGCCGCCGCGGGCCAAGCCCGCTGCACGCCGCGTGCTTGCCATGCGATGTACAGGCCCAGCCACACAGGCAAGGTGGCCAGCAGCCACAACAAACGTGGCCAGACAAACTGGATCGAGTGCCATTCAGGCATGCGCGCCCCCCGCCGCCATCGGCCGCGTGCTTGCGGCACTGAGCTGGCTGGCGCGTTTGCGCAGTTGTGCAAAACGCAGCAGAGCCTGGTCCAGTGCTTCGTCGGTGCTCAACTCCAGGCAGTCCACGCCAGCGCGGGCCAGGCTGTCCAGCAAAGCCGCTTCACGGTCTTGGGCGTGTTGTGCAAAGCGCTGGCGAAAAGCCGCATCGTTGCCATCCACCAGCAGTTGCTCACCCGACTCTGCGTCTTGCACCAGCAGCATGCCGGTGTTGTCAGGCCAGGCCATCTCGAGTGGGTCGTGCAGGCGCACAGCCACCACTTCATGGCGTCTGGCCAATTGGGCCAGGGGTTTTTCCCAGCCGGTTGGGCTGATGAAGTCCGACACCACAAACACGGCCGAGCGGCGTCGCAGCACCGACTGCGCCTGCGCCAACCATGGCCCCAGCGCGCTGGTCTGCACGGCCTTGGCATGGGTTGGGGGTGGGTCTGCGCGCAGCATCTGGTGCACGATGTGCAGCAAGTGGCGTTTGCCAGAGCGCGCGGGCACCACGCTGTGGGCGCGCGCTTGCCCCGTGAACAGCATCAGTCCCACGCGGTTGCCGTGTTGAGACAGCAGTTTGGACAACACGGTCACGATGCTGCAAGCCAGTTCGCGCTTGCTGGTGGGGCCCGAACCGAAGGCCACGGAGCCAGACAGGTCCAGCACAAACCAAGCGGCGATTTCCCGGTCCTCCTGATGTTCACGCACATAGGGCGTTTGCATGCGCGCGGTCACGTTCCAGTCGATGTGGCGCACGTCATCATGGGCTTGGTATTCGCGCAGATCGGCCAGCACCAGTCCACTGCCCCGGAACAGGCTGCGGTAGTCACCTTGCAGCTGTCCATCGAGCCGTTTGAGCACGGTCCATTCCAGTCGCTGCAGCCATTGCGCTGCATCGGGCAGGCGCGTGTCGGTACCCGCCGAGCCCGCGACCGGGGCCTGGGGCTGGTCTGGTCTGGCTGCGGCCTCAGTGGGTGGTTTGCGCAGAAAGCTGAACATGGCGGTCCAGGGGTTTGTCGGGGGCGGGCACGGCCTGGAGGATTTTCAAAATCAATGCATCGGCTGTCATGCCATCGGACAAGGCTTCGTAGGTCAGCACCAAGCGGTGGCGCAACACATCGGGCACCAAGTCGATCAGGTCTTGGGGCAGGGCGTAGGGCCGACCGCGCAGGAAAGCCAATGCCCTTGCTCCTTCGATCAGGGCGATGGTGGCGCGAGGGCTGGCACCAAAACTCAAATAGGGCGCCAAGTCGGGCAAACCGCAGCGCAGGGGATCGCGCGTGGCGGCCACCAGCTTGACCGCGTACTGAACCAGAGCCGGGTCCACATAGCCTTGGCGGCACTGCGCTTGCAGCGCCATGAGTTGTGCCGTGTCGGCCACGGCCGCTGCGGTGGCGGGCATGCCGGTGACGCGTTGCACGATGACGAACTCTTCTTCCTCCGTGGGGTAGCCCACCAGCACCTTCATCATGAAGCGGTCGACCTGCGCTTCGGGCAGAGGGTAGGTGCCTTCGGTTTCGATGGGGTTTTGTGTGGCCATCACCAAAAAGGGGCGGGGCACCGCATGGGTTTCGCCCGCAATCGTCACTTGTCGCTCCTGCATCACTTCAAGCAAGGCGCTTTGGACTTTGGCTGGGGCCCGGTTGATTTCGTCGGCCAGCAACAAGTTCGCAAACACCGGCCCCAGCACGGTGCTGAATTCGCTGCTTTTTTGGTTGTAGATGCGGGTGCCCACCAAGTCGGCGGGCAGCAGATCGGGTGTGAATTGGATGCGCTTGAAGCTGCCGCGCACGGCCTGTGCCAGGGTGTTGACGGTGAGGGTTTTGGCCAGACCCGGCACGCCTTCAATCAACAAGTGGCCTTGTGCCAAGATGGCCACCAAAATGCGTTCGAGAAAGGCGTCTTGCCCGACCACCACGCGCTTGACTTCGTAGAGCACGCGTTCCATCAGGGCGGCGTTGACGGTAACACTTTGGGGCGTCTGGCCTTGGTTCCAAGCCAATTCAGTGGGGTTCATGCGCAATGCCTTTCAGGATTGGGGGTGGTCTGAATCAGAACGGCGGCATGCCCATGCCACCACCGGCGCTTTCGATGGTGGCTGCAAACACGATGCCGATGAAGGTGCGGGCCGAGGTGGGGTTGAGGATGGCGGTGACAATGCCCACCACCTCTCCGGCCATGTTGATGAGCGGTCCGCCCGAGTTGCCGGGGTTGGCGGCCGCATCGGCCTGGATCAGGCCACGCATCACGGGTTTGTCTTTGGCGCCAAATTGCCGGTTCAGCCCTGAGACCACACCGGCCGAGACCGAGGGTCCGATGCCAAAGGGAAAGCCCACGGCCACCACCTCGTCACCGGGCACAAGGTTCTGGCTGCTGCCCAAGGTGGCGGGCTGCAAGTCGTCGGGCAAGCGTTGGGCTTTGAGCACAGCCAAGTCGTTTTCAGGCTGCACGCCAATCACTTGCGCATCCGATTCCAGTCCATCGGCAAAGGTGACCTTGATGCGTTTGGCGCCCTGCACCACATGCAAATTGGTGAGGATCACGCCTTCTTCTGAAATCACCACACCCGAACCCACACCGCTGTCTTGCAAACCACGCTGGGGGTTTTTCTGGTCTTCATCCTGGGTGCGCACATGCACCACCGAGGGGGCAATCAGCTGAGCGGCGCGGGCGGCCCGCGAGGGCAGGTCCTGGGTGTTCAGGGTGTGCAGCACTGCCGCGTTGATGTCGTCTTGTGTGAGCCGCTGTGGTGTGCCGACTTGCCGGCTCAAAGCCCACATCAGTGTGGCTGAGAGCAGGGCGCACAGCAGCAAAGCAGCCCAAAGAGGCAGACGCACAAAGCCCTTCAGGTCGATGCGGATGGGACTGGAGGCCGTTGTGTGTGATGGGCTGGGTGCGGCCGCTGAGGCGGGCGATGAAGTCAGCCTCTGGGCACCTGGTTCAAGCTGCTTTCGGCTGTAGAGTGCGGCGCGTTTCATCGTCGTTGGGGCCTTCGGTGATACAGTGGCCAGACTTCATCGCCCGCCACACACCATGCACTTTATCTGGCCTGAGCTGCTTTGGCTATTGTTGTTGATCCCCTTGTTGGTGGTGGGGTACATCCGGGCTTTGCGACGCAAACGCACCATGGCGGTGCGTTACCCCAGCTTGAACCTGATTCGGCCTGCATTGGGTCCGGGACACCGGATCCGCAGACACATCCCCCCCGCCTTGCTGTTGTGTGCCTTGTCGCTCGTGTTGCTGGGTGTGGCCCGGCCCAGTGCTCGGGTGACCCTGCCTGCAGATTACCTGACCCTGGTGCTCGCCATGGATGTCTCGCGCAGCATGTTGGCCGAAGACGTGCCGCCCAGCCGCATCGTGGCCGCCCAGCAGGCGGCCAAATCCTTTCTTCAGGAACTGCCCGGTCATGTGCGCGTGGCCGTGGTGTCCTTTGCAGGCAACGCCCAGCTGGTGCAGGGCGTGACGGACCAAAAAGACCTTTTGTTGGCCGCCATCGACGGCTTTCAGTTGCAGCGGGGCACCGCCACGGGCAGCGGCTTGTTGGTGGCACTCAACACCTTGCTGCCCGAGTCGGCCATCGACTTGGAGTCGGTGTTGTACGGCGCCGAGTTCAAGTCCGGCAGCCTGGTCGCCCAAGGGGGGAGCTTGGCGGGGCGATCGCTGGACCAGCGACCCGCGCCAGCGGCGGCCGAGGGGCCCAAGTCGGTGCCTGTGGGCTCATACACGGCTGGGGCGGTGATCTTGTTGTCCGATGGTCGCCGCACCACAGGGCCTGACCCGGTCGAGGTGGCCAAGTGGGCGGCCTCCAAAGGGGTGCGGGTCTACACCGTGGCTTTTGGTACGCCCAATGGCTTCATTCCGGGCTTCGAAGGTTTTTCTTTTTACGCCAAGGTCGATGAAGAAGCCTTGCAAAAGGTGGCCGAGACCACGGGCGCTGAGTTTTTCAGGGCCACCAATGCCAATGACTTGGCCATGATTTACCAGCACCTGTCGTCCAAGTTCACCTTGGAGCGGCGCGATACCGAAATCAGCGCTTTGATGGCGGCGCTGGCGGGCGTGTTGGTGCTGTTGGCCATGGGCTTGTCCATGCGCTGGTTTCGCCATTGAAGGGGGCGCAGGCCCCACGCGGCGTGGGGCCCGCAAGCCGCTTGGGGCATGCGTTGAAGCTCAGCCCTGCTAGAGCCGCTCGTTTTGCGGAAACATGAACTTTTTGGCGTCCGCGTCCATCTCGGTCTTGAAGGTGTATTTCGCTTTGAACGCTTCGGCACGCTGGGCCGCTGGACGGGCGTTGACCCCATCGAGCAGGCGTTTGATGTGGGGGTATTGCGTCCAGGTGGCATCACCCGTGCCCAGCACATAAGGCAGCATGCGGGCCCAGCCCCACAGGGCCATGTCCACCACGCTGTAGTGTTC from the Limnohabitans sp. 2KL-27 genome contains:
- a CDS encoding AAA family ATPase; amino-acid sequence: MNPTELAWNQGQTPQSVTVNAALMERVLYEVKRVVVGQDAFLERILVAILAQGHLLIEGVPGLAKTLTVNTLAQAVRGSFKRIQFTPDLLPADLVGTRIYNQKSSEFSTVLGPVFANLLLADEINRAPAKVQSALLEVMQERQVTIAGETHAVPRPFLVMATQNPIETEGTYPLPEAQVDRFMMKVLVGYPTEEEEFVIVQRVTGMPATAAAVADTAQLMALQAQCRQGYVDPALVQYAVKLVAATRDPLRCGLPDLAPYLSFGASPRATIALIEGARALAFLRGRPYALPQDLIDLVPDVLRHRLVLTYEALSDGMTADALILKILQAVPAPDKPLDRHVQLSAQTTH
- a CDS encoding DUF58 domain-containing protein, with amino-acid sequence MFSFLRKPPTEAAARPDQPQAPVAGSAGTDTRLPDAAQWLQRLEWTVLKRLDGQLQGDYRSLFRGSGLVLADLREYQAHDDVRHIDWNVTARMQTPYVREHQEDREIAAWFVLDLSGSVAFGSGPTSKRELACSIVTVLSKLLSQHGNRVGLMLFTGQARAHSVVPARSGKRHLLHIVHQMLRADPPPTHAKAVQTSALGPWLAQAQSVLRRRSAVFVVSDFISPTGWEKPLAQLARRHEVVAVRLHDPLEMAWPDNTGMLLVQDAESGEQLLVDGNDAAFRQRFAQHAQDREAALLDSLARAGVDCLELSTDEALDQALLRFAQLRKRASQLSAASTRPMAAGGAHA
- a CDS encoding trypsin-like peptidase domain-containing protein, producing the protein MKRAALYSRKQLEPGAQRLTSSPASAAAPSPSHTTASSPIRIDLKGFVRLPLWAALLLCALLSATLMWALSRQVGTPQRLTQDDINAAVLHTLNTQDLPSRAARAAQLIAPSVVHVRTQDEDQKNPQRGLQDSGVGSGVVISEEGVILTNLHVVQGAKRIKVTFADGLESDAQVIGVQPENDLAVLKAQRLPDDLQPATLGSSQNLVPGDEVVAVGFPFGIGPSVSAGVVSGLNRQFGAKDKPVMRGLIQADAAANPGNSGGPLINMAGEVVGIVTAILNPTSARTFIGIVFAATIESAGGGMGMPPF
- a CDS encoding VWA domain-containing protein — protein: MHFIWPELLWLLLLIPLLVVGYIRALRRKRTMAVRYPSLNLIRPALGPGHRIRRHIPPALLLCALSLVLLGVARPSARVTLPADYLTLVLAMDVSRSMLAEDVPPSRIVAAQQAAKSFLQELPGHVRVAVVSFAGNAQLVQGVTDQKDLLLAAIDGFQLQRGTATGSGLLVALNTLLPESAIDLESVLYGAEFKSGSLVAQGGSLAGRSLDQRPAPAAAEGPKSVPVGSYTAGAVILLSDGRRTTGPDPVEVAKWAASKGVRVYTVAFGTPNGFIPGFEGFSFYAKVDEEALQKVAETTGAEFFRATNANDLAMIYQHLSSKFTLERRDTEISALMAALAGVLVLLAMGLSMRWFRH
- a CDS encoding VWA domain-containing protein — its product is MPEWHSIQFVWPRLLWLLATLPVWLGLYIAWQARGVQRAWPAAAQARSGPGVPSGRITRHAPVLLIWLGLAGLLLAMARPQAILLLPSRIDTVMLAIDSSGSMRASDVQPSRIEAAQAAAKSFVLGQPAQVKLGVVSVAGAAALVQAPTDQRDLIIQAIDQLSLQPGSALGSGIVIALHAMLPGSGLDVRGLIDGEASPQTPAGKPLDGSTTAPPGSPSNALPSKSVNLPKVPPGSNSAAAIVLLSDGQSNVGPDALKMAQVAADLGVRVYTVGVGTAQGTVLKAQGMQMRVKLDEASLKKIAEITRAEYFSADNRQDLLQIYQSLSSKIVLKKHRRTEVSAVCALLGMLLVCWGCAWAWWRHGRII